One stretch of Acropora muricata isolate sample 2 chromosome 12, ASM3666990v1, whole genome shotgun sequence DNA includes these proteins:
- the LOC136893613 gene encoding uncharacterized protein, whose translation MVLRNRNVVDGLIWECPLRTCRKRRSIRAGSFFEDSKISLGQWLNIIYLWSIDVSNKQLSLMTGISLRTIATTLAKIRQICSLKILHGNIKLGGRGKTVEIDESMFGHKRKYNRGRVSEDAWVFGMVERGSGRALTFRVPDRTRETLVTRLVQEFIQPGTVIISDKFSPYFNLNDIGYTHLMVNHSENFVDPYTGAHTNTIEGVWNAVKKKLKRMCGTFKHQLPSYLDDFNWQRVYPGERFEMMLQHIAELYPVH comes from the coding sequence ATGGTCTTGCGAAATAGGAATGTCGTGGACGGTCTTATCTGGGAATGCCCATTAAGGACCTGTAGAAAACGGCGGTCTATCAGAGCAGGATCATTCTTTGAAGACTCGAAGATTTCTCTCGGACAGTGGTTAAACATCATTTACCTTTGGTCAATTGATGTTTCGAATAAGCAACTTTCCCTCATGACAGGAATTTCACTCCGCACTATCGCCACCACACTTGCGAAGATCAGACAAATCTGCTCTCTAAAGATCCTACATGGTAACATCAAGCTAGGTGGTAGAGGAAAGACAGTGGAGATCGACGAGTCAATGTTTGGACATAAGCGCAAGTACAACCGTGGCCGAGTTTCCGAAGACGCGTGGGTGTTCGGTATGGTGGAAAGAGGCAGTGGCCGCGCTCTCACATTTCGTGTCCCAGATCGCACGAGAGAGACCTTGGTAACCCGACTGGTACAAGAGTTCATCCAACCAGGAACAGTGATCATATCTGACAAATTTTCACCTTATTTTAACTTAAACGACATCGGCTACACACATCTAATGGTGAACCAttccgagaactttgttgacccgtACACCGGAGCTCACACGAACACCATAGAGGGAGTTTGGAACGCAGTTAAGAAGAAGTTGAAGAGAATGTGTGGCACTTTCAAGCACCAGTTACCCAGCTACCTGGACGATTTCAACTGGCAGAGAGTATATCCGGGAGAGCGCTTCGAAATGATGCTGCAACATATTGCAGAGCTTTATCCTGTGCACTAA